A single region of the Lotus japonicus ecotype B-129 chromosome 4, LjGifu_v1.2 genome encodes:
- the LOC130711652 gene encoding uncharacterized protein LOC130711652, producing MQWGFLGAFFPSLPPGHELYYIFTRQPDHGVKDLKAYCIGILSNVLGSDDAAEGAYLFHNPTGFFAYFPLDKADLLQEHPSVIQVCPQFKPFPSPPGPAPINLSYFPPDKALID from the exons ATGCAATGGGGTTTCCTTGGCGCTTTCTTTCCCTCCCTCCCGCCAG GGCATGAACTTTACTACATCTTCACTCGTCAGCCCGACCACGGCGTCAAGGACCTTAAGGCTTACTGCATCGGAATTCTCTCTAACGTCCTTGGCAG TGATGATGCTGCAGAAGGGGCTTACCTTTTTCATAACCCTACTGGCTTCTTTGCCTATTTTCCTCTTGACAAGGCTGATCTACTTCAAG AGCATCCCAGCGTTATTCAGGTTTGCCCCCAGTTCAAACCTTTCCCCTCCCCGCCCGGCCCGGCCCCAATCAACCTATCCTATTTTCCTCCTGACAAGGCGCTAATTGATTGA